The Bradyrhizobium sp. WBAH42 genome includes a window with the following:
- the ptsP gene encoding phosphoenolpyruvate--protein phosphotransferase translates to MRSASGGPRVLLRRLRETMAEQVSAQERLDKIVVLIAANMVAEVCSVYVLRIDNTLELYATEGLNREAVHHTVLSAHEGLVGLVASEATPLNLSDAQSHPAFSFRPETGEEIYHSFLGVPILRAGNTLGVLVVQNRAKRNYVEEELEALQTTAMVLAELIASGELSALAQPGQEPAARHSAQKVGAILSEGIALGHVVLHEPRVVIKDYIAEDLPKEIKRLDTALAKLRADLDRMLERGDVAEGGEHREVLEAYRMFANDQGWSHKLHEAVATGLTAEAAVERVQSDTRARMLRSTDPYLRDRLHDLEDLGYRLMRQLVGQDHAPSREQLPDNAIVIARAMGPAALLDYDRKRLRGIVLEEGTANSHVSIVARALGIPAVGEVPNAPGIADPGDAIIVDGTSGSIYVRPSQEIEAAFAERVRFRARRQAQYLALRDRPCVTRDGQKVELMINAGLAIDLPHIEDTGSAGIGLFRTELQFMVGQSLPRTSDQLALYRTVLDAAGPKPVTFRTLDIGGDKALPYMEAVIEENPALGWRAIRLGLDRPGLLRGQIRALLRAGGGRALRIMFPMISEVAEFDSAKALVERELTYLRQHGHTLPERIDIGTMVEVPALLYQLDELLKKVDFISVGSNDLFQFLFAVDRGNAKVSERFDTMSAPILRALRDIARQAHAAQKSLSLCGEMASKPIGALALIALGYRSLSLSATALGPVKAMVLDLDAKKAEAMLGPLLDAPAGSVSIRQKLTEFAEAEGLAL, encoded by the coding sequence ATGCGGAGCGCGTCGGGAGGTCCCCGCGTCTTGTTGAGACGGCTCCGCGAGACCATGGCGGAGCAGGTCTCGGCCCAGGAGCGGCTGGACAAGATCGTGGTGCTGATCGCCGCCAACATGGTGGCCGAAGTGTGCTCGGTCTACGTGCTGCGAATCGACAACACGCTCGAGCTCTACGCCACCGAAGGTCTGAACCGCGAGGCGGTGCACCACACCGTGCTCAGCGCCCATGAGGGCCTGGTCGGCCTCGTCGCCAGCGAGGCGACGCCGCTCAATCTGAGCGATGCGCAGAGCCACCCGGCCTTCTCGTTCCGCCCCGAGACCGGTGAAGAAATCTATCACTCCTTCCTCGGCGTGCCGATCCTGCGCGCCGGTAACACGCTCGGCGTGCTGGTGGTGCAGAACCGCGCCAAGCGCAATTACGTCGAGGAGGAGCTCGAGGCGCTCCAAACCACCGCGATGGTGCTGGCCGAGCTGATCGCCTCGGGCGAATTGTCCGCGCTGGCCCAGCCGGGCCAGGAACCGGCGGCGCGCCATTCGGCGCAGAAAGTCGGCGCCATCCTGTCGGAGGGCATTGCGCTCGGCCATGTCGTGCTGCACGAGCCGCGCGTCGTCATCAAGGACTACATCGCCGAGGACCTGCCGAAGGAAATCAAGCGGCTCGATACCGCGCTCGCCAAGCTGCGTGCCGATCTCGACCGCATGCTGGAGCGCGGCGACGTCGCCGAAGGCGGCGAGCATCGCGAGGTGCTGGAAGCCTACCGCATGTTCGCCAACGACCAGGGCTGGTCGCACAAGCTGCACGAGGCGGTCGCGACCGGCCTGACCGCGGAAGCGGCGGTCGAGCGCGTGCAGTCCGACACCCGCGCGCGCATGCTGCGCTCGACCGACCCCTATTTGCGCGACCGCCTGCACGATCTGGAAGACCTGGGCTACCGCCTGATGCGGCAGCTGGTCGGCCAGGATCACGCACCCTCGCGCGAACAATTGCCCGACAACGCCATCGTCATCGCCCGCGCGATGGGTCCGGCGGCGCTGCTGGACTACGACCGCAAGCGCCTGCGCGGCATCGTGCTGGAGGAAGGCACCGCCAATTCGCACGTTTCGATCGTGGCGCGGGCGCTGGGCATCCCTGCGGTCGGCGAGGTGCCGAACGCGCCCGGCATCGCCGATCCCGGCGATGCCATCATCGTCGACGGCACGTCCGGCTCGATCTATGTGCGCCCGTCGCAGGAGATCGAAGCCGCCTTCGCCGAGCGCGTGCGCTTCCGCGCCCGCCGCCAGGCACAGTATCTGGCGCTGCGCGACCGGCCCTGCGTCACCCGGGACGGCCAGAAGGTCGAGCTGATGATCAACGCAGGTCTTGCCATCGACCTGCCGCATATCGAGGACACCGGGAGCGCCGGCATCGGCCTGTTCCGCACCGAGCTGCAATTCATGGTGGGCCAGAGCCTGCCGCGCACCAGCGACCAGCTCGCGCTCTATCGCACCGTGCTGGATGCCGCCGGACCTAAGCCCGTCACCTTCCGCACGCTCGATATCGGCGGCGACAAGGCGCTGCCCTATATGGAAGCGGTGATCGAGGAAAATCCCGCGCTCGGCTGGCGCGCGATCCGGCTTGGGCTCGATCGTCCCGGCCTGTTGCGCGGCCAGATCCGCGCGCTGCTGCGGGCCGGCGGCGGCCGCGCGCTGCGCATCATGTTCCCGATGATCTCGGAGGTCGCCGAATTCGACTCGGCCAAGGCGCTGGTCGAGCGCGAGCTGACATATCTGCGCCAGCACGGCCACACGCTGCCTGAGCGAATCGACATCGGCACCATGGTCGAGGTGCCCGCGCTGCTCTACCAGCTCGACGAACTCCTGAAGAAAGTCGACTTCATCTCGGTCGGCTCCAACGACCTGTTCCAGTTCCTGTTCGCGGTCGACCGCGGCAATGCCAAGGTGTCCGAGCGCTTCGACACCATGTCGGCGCCGATCCTGCGAGCGCTGCGCGACATCGCACGCCAGGCCCACGCTGCGCAGAAATCGCTCTCGCTCTGCGGCGAGATGGCCTCGAAGCCGATCGGCGCGCTGGCGCTCATTGCGCTGGGCTACCGCTCGCTCTCGCTCTCGGCCACCGCACTCGGCCCGGTCAAGGCGATGGTGCTCGACCTCGACGCCAAGAAGGCCGAAGCGATGCTGGGCCCTCTGCTGGATGCACCCGCGGGCAGCGTCTCGATCCGGCAGAAGCTGACGGAATTTGCCGAGGCCGAGGGCCTTGCGTTGTAG
- a CDS encoding DUF1178 family protein yields the protein MIRYALRCDRDHDFESWFQSSSAYDSQVRRKLVTCPICGSAKVGKAIMAPRIVSKKGRGRATPPPEPVAATTPEAAPSGPTSLLMAQERELRAKLKELRDHIVKNADNVGERFANEARAMHYGDKEHRPIYGEASPEEAKSLIEEGIEVSPLPTLPEDRN from the coding sequence ATGATCCGCTACGCGCTACGCTGCGACCGCGACCATGACTTCGAGAGCTGGTTCCAGAGCTCGTCGGCCTATGATTCGCAGGTGAGGCGGAAGCTCGTGACCTGCCCGATCTGCGGCTCAGCCAAGGTCGGCAAGGCCATCATGGCGCCGCGCATCGTCAGCAAGAAGGGGCGCGGGCGCGCCACGCCGCCGCCGGAGCCCGTGGCTGCGACCACGCCAGAGGCTGCGCCGTCAGGGCCGACCTCGTTGCTGATGGCGCAGGAGCGCGAGCTGCGCGCCAAGCTCAAGGAGCTGCGCGATCACATCGTCAAGAACGCCGACAATGTCGGCGAGCGTTTTGCGAACGAAGCCCGGGCCATGCATTACGGCGACAAGGAGCACCGCCCGATCTACGGCGAGGCATCGCCCGAAGAAGCGAAGTCGCTGATCGAGGAAGGCATCGAGGTGTCGCCGCTGCCGACCCTGCCGGAAGACCGGAATTAG
- a CDS encoding aspartate kinase, with the protein MSRLVMKFGGTSVANIERIRNVARHVKREVDAGHEVAVVVSAMAGKTNELVAWCTEASPMHDAREYDAVVASGEQVTSGLLAIVLQGMGIQARSWQGWQIPIKTSDAHASARIEDIDGGEIIKRFRERKEVAVIAGFQGINPETGRITTLGRGGSDTSAVAIAAAVKADRCDIYTDVDGVYTTDPRIVSKAKRLDKIAFEDMLELASQGAKVLQVRSVELGMVHNMPIFVRSSFDKPEDIDPHANQPPGTLICGEEEIMENHVVTGIAFSKDEAQISVRQIEDKPGVAASIFGPLADANINVDMIVQNVSEDGKTTDLTFTVPAADFTRAKDTITAAKAKIGYARLDTATDVAKISVIGSGMRSHAGVAAQAFSALARRNINIRAITTSEIKFSVLIDTAYTELAVRTLHTLYGLDQA; encoded by the coding sequence ATGAGCCGCCTCGTGATGAAATTCGGCGGCACGTCCGTCGCCAACATCGAACGTATCCGCAACGTCGCACGCCATGTGAAGCGTGAGGTCGATGCCGGCCACGAAGTGGCCGTGGTCGTCTCGGCGATGGCCGGCAAGACCAACGAGCTGGTCGCCTGGTGCACCGAGGCCTCACCGATGCACGACGCGCGCGAATATGACGCCGTGGTCGCCTCGGGCGAACAGGTGACGTCCGGTCTTCTTGCCATCGTGCTCCAGGGCATGGGCATCCAGGCCCGCTCCTGGCAGGGTTGGCAGATCCCGATCAAGACCAGCGACGCCCATGCCTCGGCCCGGATCGAGGACATCGACGGCGGCGAGATCATCAAGCGCTTCAGGGAGCGCAAGGAGGTTGCGGTCATCGCCGGCTTCCAGGGCATCAACCCCGAGACGGGTCGCATCACCACGCTCGGCCGCGGCGGCTCCGACACCTCGGCCGTGGCGATTGCCGCTGCCGTCAAGGCCGACCGCTGCGACATCTACACCGACGTCGACGGCGTCTACACCACCGACCCGCGAATCGTGTCGAAGGCCAAGAGGCTCGACAAGATCGCGTTCGAGGACATGCTGGAACTGGCCTCGCAGGGCGCCAAAGTGCTCCAGGTCCGCTCGGTGGAACTCGGCATGGTCCACAACATGCCGATCTTCGTCCGCTCGAGCTTCGACAAGCCCGAGGATATCGACCCGCATGCCAACCAGCCGCCCGGCACCCTGATCTGCGGCGAGGAGGAGATCATGGAAAACCACGTCGTCACCGGCATCGCCTTCTCCAAGGACGAGGCTCAGATCTCGGTGCGCCAGATCGAGGATAAGCCCGGCGTTGCGGCCTCGATTTTCGGCCCGCTGGCCGATGCCAACATCAACGTCGACATGATCGTGCAGAATGTTTCCGAGGACGGCAAAACCACCGACCTCACCTTCACCGTGCCGGCCGCGGACTTCACCCGTGCCAAGGACACGATTACCGCCGCCAAGGCCAAGATCGGCTATGCGCGGCTCGATACCGCCACCGACGTCGCCAAGATCTCGGTAATCGGCAGCGGCATGCGCAGCCATGCCGGCGTCGCCGCCCAGGCGTTCTCGGCTCTCGCCCGACGGAACATCAACATCCGGGCCATTACAACCTCCGAGATCAAATTCTCGGTTTTGATCGATACCGCCTATACCGAGCTTGCGGTGCGCACCCTGCACACGCTCTACGGCCTCGACCAAGCCTGA
- a CDS encoding PH domain-containing protein: MARYIDEILQPGERVLYSTNAHWIFYVPAIVAWIAALALLILSRQATVDWLVLLCLAAAALAALAGLYWTVKGWFHRFTTETDVTNLRVVHKTGFIKRRTFEMALDKVESVDVDQTILGRILNYGDVTIRGVGEGIETIKTIASPLAFRSSITTR, translated from the coding sequence ATGGCGCGTTACATCGACGAGATCCTGCAGCCCGGCGAGCGGGTGCTGTATTCGACCAATGCGCACTGGATCTTCTACGTTCCGGCCATCGTGGCCTGGATCGCGGCGCTGGCCCTGCTCATCCTGTCGCGACAGGCGACCGTCGACTGGCTCGTTCTGCTTTGCCTCGCAGCCGCAGCTCTCGCGGCGCTGGCGGGCCTGTATTGGACCGTGAAGGGCTGGTTCCATCGCTTCACCACCGAGACCGACGTCACCAATCTCAGGGTCGTGCACAAGACCGGCTTCATCAAGCGCCGAACCTTCGAGATGGCGCTGGACAAGGTCGAGAGCGTCGACGTCGACCAGACCATTCTTGGACGTATTCTCAACTACGGCGACGTGACGATTCGCGGCGTCGGCGAGGGGATCGAGACGATCAAGACCATCGCCTCGCCGCTCGCTTTCCGTAGTTCGATCACCACGCGGTAG
- the ubiG gene encoding bifunctional 2-polyprenyl-6-hydroxyphenol methylase/3-demethylubiquinol 3-O-methyltransferase UbiG produces MSMQQNTSLSTQPGSTVDATEIAKFSKLSAEWWDPKGKMAPLHRINPLRLGYIRDAACRKFERNVRSLNCLAGLRVLDIGCGAGLLCEPLSRLGAQVIGIDPSASNIAAAKLHADKSHLAIDYRCTTVEEIDPRERFDIVLAMEVVEHVTDVGVFLKRCAAMLKPNGLMVVSTLNRNWKSFALAIVGAEYVLRWLPRGTHEWNKFVTPDELTKYLLDNRLVITEQTGVVYSPFADKWSLSSDMDVNYMVVAEAMV; encoded by the coding sequence ATGAGCATGCAGCAAAATACTTCCCTCTCCACCCAGCCGGGCTCGACCGTCGACGCCACCGAGATCGCGAAATTCTCAAAGCTCTCGGCGGAGTGGTGGGACCCGAAGGGCAAGATGGCGCCGCTGCACCGGATCAACCCGCTGCGGCTCGGCTATATCCGCGACGCCGCCTGCCGCAAGTTCGAGCGTAATGTACGAAGCCTGAACTGCCTGGCCGGCCTGCGCGTGCTCGACATCGGCTGCGGCGCCGGCCTGCTCTGCGAGCCGCTGTCGCGCCTCGGAGCGCAGGTCATCGGCATCGATCCCTCCGCGAGCAACATCGCGGCGGCGAAGCTGCATGCCGACAAGAGCCATCTGGCGATCGACTATCGCTGCACCACGGTTGAGGAGATCGACCCGCGCGAGCGCTTCGACATCGTGCTGGCGATGGAAGTGGTCGAGCACGTCACCGACGTCGGCGTCTTCCTGAAGCGTTGCGCCGCGATGCTGAAGCCGAACGGCCTGATGGTGGTCTCGACGCTGAACCGCAACTGGAAGAGTTTTGCGCTCGCCATCGTCGGCGCCGAATACGTGCTGCGCTGGCTGCCGCGTGGCACGCATGAGTGGAACAAGTTCGTCACGCCGGACGAACTGACGAAATACCTGCTCGACAACCGCCTCGTCATCACCGAGCAGACCGGCGTCGTCTACTCGCCCTTCGCCGACAAATGGTCTCTGTCGTCCGACATGGACGTGAACTACATGGTGGTCGCTGAAGCGATGGTGTGA
- a CDS encoding carbon-nitrogen hydrolase family protein, with translation MSENRTFTAAMVQMRTGLMPGPSLEQATKLIRQAAANGADYVQTPEVSNMMQLNRKALFEHLQSEEDDTSLRAYRALAAELKIHLHVGSLALRFSPEKAVNRSFLIGPEGNVLASYDKIHMFDIELPDGESYRESANYQPGETAVISDLPWGRVGLTICYDVRFPALYRALAESGAYFITVPSAFTRKTGEAHWHVLLRARAIETGCFIFAAAQAGLHENKRETYGHSLIIDPWGEILAEGDVEPGIIMAKIDPAKVETARRAIPSLQHGRRFGVSDPKAGPDHLHLVRGSA, from the coding sequence ATGAGCGAGAACCGCACGTTCACGGCCGCCATGGTGCAGATGCGCACCGGCCTGATGCCCGGGCCGAGCCTCGAACAGGCCACGAAGCTGATCCGGCAGGCTGCGGCCAATGGCGCCGATTACGTGCAGACGCCCGAAGTCAGCAACATGATGCAGCTGAACCGCAAGGCGCTGTTCGAGCATCTCCAGAGCGAAGAGGACGACACCTCGCTAAGGGCCTACCGGGCGCTCGCGGCGGAGCTGAAAATTCACCTCCATGTCGGCTCGCTGGCGCTGCGCTTTTCGCCGGAGAAGGCGGTCAACCGCTCCTTCCTGATCGGGCCCGAGGGCAACGTGCTCGCGAGCTACGACAAGATCCACATGTTCGACATCGAGCTGCCGGACGGCGAGAGCTATCGCGAATCCGCCAATTACCAGCCGGGCGAGACCGCGGTGATCTCAGATCTGCCCTGGGGCCGCGTCGGCTTGACGATCTGCTACGACGTGCGCTTCCCTGCGCTGTACCGCGCGCTGGCCGAAAGCGGCGCCTATTTCATCACCGTGCCGTCGGCCTTCACCCGCAAGACCGGGGAAGCGCATTGGCACGTGCTGCTGCGTGCCCGCGCGATCGAGACCGGCTGCTTCATCTTTGCCGCGGCGCAGGCAGGCCTGCACGAGAACAAGCGCGAGACCTATGGCCACTCCCTGATCATCGACCCCTGGGGCGAGATCCTCGCCGAGGGCGACGTCGAGCCGGGCATCATCATGGCCAAGATCGACCCGGCCAAGGTCGAGACCGCGCGCCGGGCGATTCCCTCGCTCCAGCACGGCCGCCGCTTCGGCGTCTCCGATCCCAAGGCGGGGCCGGACCATTTGCACCTCGTGCGGGGATCGGCATGA
- a CDS encoding EamA family transporter, whose protein sequence is MFTIASLWIPFTIIAALGQVARNAMQRSLTKPLGTWGATNIRFLFGFPFSLLFLGLVLLATGDHLSAPPTVFWPWLLLGALSQIVATGLMLLAMNDRSFVVTTAYLKTEAIQTAIFGFVFLGDHLTWLKVLAIVIATIGVVITALRPGGEKSFAELKPTITGLVAAAAFALSAVGFRGAIINVPDVSFVTAASITLVLGLFVQTLVLTIYLLWRAPKVLQAILGLWKPSMLAGFTGALASQFWFLAFALTAAANVRTLALVEVLFAQAVAYYSFKQPIARREILGIALIVIGVAVLVGA, encoded by the coding sequence ATGTTCACCATCGCCAGCCTCTGGATTCCCTTCACCATCATTGCCGCGCTCGGGCAGGTCGCGCGCAATGCGATGCAGCGGTCGTTGACCAAGCCGCTGGGGACCTGGGGCGCGACCAATATCCGCTTCCTGTTCGGCTTTCCGTTCTCGCTGCTGTTCTTGGGGTTGGTGCTGCTCGCGACTGGCGATCATCTGAGCGCGCCGCCGACCGTGTTCTGGCCGTGGCTGCTATTGGGCGCGCTCAGCCAGATCGTCGCCACCGGCCTGATGCTGCTCGCGATGAACGACCGCTCCTTCGTCGTGACGACGGCCTACCTGAAGACCGAGGCGATCCAGACCGCGATCTTCGGCTTCGTCTTCCTCGGCGACCACCTGACCTGGCTGAAGGTGCTGGCGATCGTGATCGCCACCATCGGCGTCGTCATCACCGCGCTCCGCCCCGGCGGCGAGAAGAGCTTTGCCGAGCTGAAGCCGACCATCACCGGCCTCGTTGCCGCGGCGGCCTTCGCGCTCTCCGCAGTCGGCTTTCGCGGCGCCATCATCAATGTGCCGGATGTCTCCTTCGTGACCGCGGCGTCGATCACGCTGGTGCTCGGCCTGTTCGTGCAGACGCTGGTGCTGACGATCTATCTGCTCTGGCGCGCTCCAAAAGTGCTGCAGGCGATCCTCGGCCTGTGGAAGCCGTCGATGCTCGCGGGCTTCACGGGTGCCCTCGCCTCGCAATTCTGGTTCCTGGCATTCGCGCTGACGGCGGCCGCCAATGTCCGCACACTCGCTTTGGTCGAGGTGCTGTTCGCGCAAGCCGTCGCCTACTACTCGTTCAAGCAGCCGATCGCGCGGCGCGAGATTCTTGGCATCGCGCTGATCGTGATCGGCGTGGCGGTGCTGGTGGGGGCCTAA
- the prfA gene encoding peptide chain release factor 1 has protein sequence MSSLPEAKLDVLLAHHASLEAESLGQLASERYVQITRELAELTPLIEAVKAYRSAVKELADTEALIADPATDAEMRSMAEAERDELAPKIEELVQKIRVALLPKDAMDDRNVMLEIRAGTGGDEASLFAGDLFRMYERFASLQGWKVEVISASEGTVGGYKEIIAEIQGRGAFSKLKFESGVHRVQRVPDTETQGRIHTSAATVAVLPEVEDVDVDIKNDDLRIETMRAGGAGGQHVNKTESAIRITHIPTGIVVMMQDSRSQHKNRASAMNILRSRIYDAERQRVEAARSAERKEKVGSGDRSERIRTYNFPQGRVTDHRINLTLYKLPQVIAGEALGELIDALTTEHQAAQLAAQGAAA, from the coding sequence ATGTCGTCACTTCCCGAAGCCAAACTGGACGTCCTGCTCGCGCATCACGCCTCGCTCGAGGCCGAATCGCTCGGGCAGCTCGCCTCCGAGCGCTACGTGCAGATCACGCGCGAGCTCGCCGAGCTCACGCCGCTGATCGAGGCGGTGAAGGCCTATCGCTCCGCCGTCAAGGAGCTCGCCGACACCGAGGCGCTGATCGCCGATCCCGCCACCGATGCCGAGATGCGGAGCATGGCCGAAGCCGAACGCGACGAGCTCGCGCCGAAAATCGAGGAACTGGTCCAGAAGATCCGCGTCGCGCTCCTGCCCAAGGACGCCATGGACGATCGCAACGTCATGCTGGAAATCCGCGCCGGCACCGGCGGCGACGAGGCCTCGCTGTTCGCCGGCGACCTGTTCCGGATGTACGAGCGCTTCGCCAGCTTGCAGGGCTGGAAGGTCGAGGTGATCTCCGCCAGCGAAGGCACGGTCGGCGGCTACAAGGAAATCATCGCCGAGATCCAGGGCCGCGGCGCATTCTCGAAGCTGAAATTCGAATCCGGCGTGCACCGCGTGCAGCGCGTCCCCGACACCGAGACACAGGGACGCATCCACACCTCGGCGGCAACGGTCGCCGTGCTGCCCGAGGTCGAGGACGTCGACGTCGACATCAAGAACGACGACCTGCGCATCGAGACCATGCGCGCAGGGGGCGCTGGTGGCCAGCACGTCAACAAGACCGAATCGGCGATCCGCATCACCCACATCCCGACCGGCATCGTGGTGATGATGCAGGACAGCCGTTCGCAGCACAAGAACCGCGCCTCCGCCATGAACATCCTCCGCTCGCGCATCTATGACGCCGAGCGGCAACGCGTCGAGGCGGCGCGCTCGGCCGAGCGCAAGGAGAAGGTCGGCTCCGGCGATCGCTCCGAGCGCATCCGCACCTACAATTTTCCGCAAGGGCGCGTCACCGATCATCGCATCAACCTCACGCTCTACAAGCTGCCCCAGGTGATCGCGGGTGAAGCGCTCGGCGAATTGATCGACGCACTGACGACGGAGCACCAGGCCGCACAGCTCGCTGCGCAAGGCGCGGCGGCCTGA
- a CDS encoding methyltransferase domain-containing protein, with protein MAQPPQTPPALFDRALLHARQRRAQAQGLVSFLLDRVAEDMSDRLAAVMREFHAPADLWTPGAGLVALRTRLPSIEHIALDAAGAEKLPFAPESLDLLVSALALQFVNDLPGVLAQIRRALKPDGLLLAAMIGGDSLTELRQAFAAAEAECEGGVSPRVAPFADLRDIGALLQRAGFALPVTDVDRVVVRYGNAFALMQDLRRMGAANVLIERRRTPSRRATLLRMAEIYTERFADADGRIRATFDIIWLSGWAPHASQQQPLKPGSAKASLAEAVKKAGKE; from the coding sequence ATGGCCCAACCCCCTCAAACCCCGCCTGCTTTGTTCGATCGCGCCTTGCTGCACGCGCGGCAGCGGCGTGCGCAGGCGCAGGGTCTCGTGAGCTTCCTGCTCGATCGCGTTGCCGAGGACATGTCAGACCGGTTGGCGGCGGTGATGCGGGAGTTTCACGCTCCCGCCGACCTCTGGACGCCCGGCGCGGGCCTGGTGGCGTTGCGCACGCGGCTTCCTTCCATCGAGCACATCGCGCTCGACGCGGCCGGCGCGGAGAAGCTTCCCTTCGCGCCGGAAAGCCTGGACCTCCTCGTCTCGGCGCTGGCGCTGCAATTCGTCAACGACCTGCCGGGCGTGCTGGCGCAGATCCGGCGGGCGCTGAAGCCGGACGGCCTGCTGCTTGCCGCGATGATCGGCGGCGACAGCCTCACCGAGCTGCGGCAGGCCTTTGCGGCGGCGGAAGCCGAATGCGAGGGCGGCGTGTCGCCGCGTGTCGCACCGTTTGCGGACCTCCGCGATATCGGCGCGCTGCTGCAGCGCGCGGGCTTTGCCTTGCCGGTGACTGACGTCGATCGTGTCGTGGTGCGCTATGGCAATGCGTTCGCCTTGATGCAGGATCTCCGCCGCATGGGCGCGGCCAATGTGCTGATCGAGCGGCGCCGCACACCTAGCAGGCGCGCGACGCTGCTGCGGATGGCCGAGATTTACACCGAGCGCTTTGCCGATGCCGACGGCCGCATCCGCGCGACGTTCGACATCATCTGGCTCTCTGGCTGGGCGCCGCATGCGAGCCAGCAACAGCCGCTCAAGCCGGGGTCGGCGAAAGCGAGCCTGGCGGAGGCGGTGAAGAAGGCCGGGAAGGAGTGA
- the grxC gene encoding glutaredoxin 3, whose translation MTAAVEIYTRPGCGYCSAAKSLLTRKKATFTEFDVAKNPSWRQEMYGRAGQGSTFPQIWIGGTHVGGCDDLYALDREGKLDGMLESVKATS comes from the coding sequence ATGACTGCTGCTGTCGAGATCTACACCCGGCCGGGCTGCGGCTATTGTTCCGCCGCCAAGTCGCTGCTGACCCGCAAGAAGGCGACCTTCACCGAATTCGACGTCGCCAAGAACCCGTCCTGGCGCCAGGAAATGTACGGCCGCGCCGGCCAAGGTTCGACATTCCCGCAGATCTGGATCGGCGGCACCCATGTCGGCGGCTGCGACGACCTCTATGCGCTCGATCGCGAAGGCAAGCTCGATGGCATGCTCGAAAGCGTGAAGGCTACGTCATGA
- a CDS encoding ComF family protein, translating into MEANTVPSRSIVAPLRAAWTAGRHVLARAARLALDIALPTQCVSCHEPVEGEGVCASCWARLSFIERPYCPRLGIPFVYDPGPDMLSMEAIASPPAYQRARAAVRYDDVARSLVHALKYQDRTDLAPAMGRWMARAGRELLTGADMLVPVPLHWRRAWRRRYNQSGALARVIERQSGVKVAGDVLRRVRVTEQQIGLSRAQRATNVQGAFQVSPDRQAEVQGRRVVLIDDVLTSGATLDACARALLRAKAAQVDVLVFARVVESGPRPI; encoded by the coding sequence ATGGAAGCTAACACCGTCCCTTCCCGTTCCATCGTCGCACCGCTTCGAGCCGCGTGGACGGCCGGCCGCCACGTGCTGGCGCGGGCGGCGCGGCTGGCGCTCGACATCGCGCTGCCAACACAGTGCGTATCCTGCCACGAGCCGGTCGAGGGCGAAGGCGTTTGCGCTTCGTGCTGGGCGCGGCTGTCGTTCATCGAACGGCCCTATTGCCCGCGGCTCGGCATCCCCTTCGTCTATGACCCCGGCCCCGACATGCTGTCGATGGAGGCGATCGCGAGCCCGCCGGCCTACCAGCGGGCGCGCGCGGCGGTGCGCTATGACGACGTCGCGCGCTCGCTTGTCCATGCGCTGAAATACCAGGACCGCACCGATCTGGCGCCTGCCATGGGCCGCTGGATGGCGCGCGCGGGCCGCGAGTTGCTGACCGGCGCCGACATGCTGGTGCCCGTGCCCCTGCATTGGCGGCGGGCCTGGCGGCGCCGCTACAATCAGTCCGGAGCCCTCGCCCGTGTGATCGAGCGGCAGAGCGGGGTCAAGGTAGCAGGCGACGTGCTGCGGCGGGTGCGTGTCACCGAGCAGCAGATCGGCCTGTCGCGGGCCCAGCGCGCCACCAATGTGCAGGGCGCATTCCAGGTATCTCCCGACCGGCAGGCCGAGGTCCAGGGCCGCCGCGTTGTCCTGATCGACGATGTCCTGACGTCAGGGGCGACGCTCGATGCCTGCGCGCGAGCCCTGCTCCGCGCCAAGGCGGCCCAGGTCGACGTGCTGGTCTTTGCCCGGGTTGTCGAGAGCGGCCCCCGTCCCATATAA